In Anomaloglossus baeobatrachus isolate aAnoBae1 chromosome 10, aAnoBae1.hap1, whole genome shotgun sequence, the genomic window ACGTATGAACAAATGGTATCCTTTCCACTGTTGCTGTGTCTATCCCTGAGGGGGTGGTGAAAGatagtctttctctttctgtcttaagCAATGTTATTGGGTAATTACGTTCTATGAACCGATTGGACATTTCTTCAAGTCTCTGCTCTCTTGTGTTCTCATCCGATACTATCCTTGTAACTCTTGCAAATTGAGATCTAGGTAGACTATTCTTAGTCGATTTAGGATGACAGCTACTGTATAGGAGCATACAATTCCGATCGGTCGGTTTACGGAATAGGTCTGAGGATAGATTGCCCATTGTGTCTTTTTTGATGTACGTGTCCAAGAAACTAATTTCTTCCTGATGATGATTTAGCGTAAACTTGAGCTCAGGCCACACTTTATTAATATGGTCATCAAATAAAAGCAGGCTTTCCAAATCTCCCTGCCAGATGCAGAATATATCATCTATGTAGCGAGCCCATAGAAACGCCAGTTCATCAAAGGCTGGGTATGAATACACAAAGCGCCCCTCAAAATAGTCCATAAACAAATTTGCATACGCCGGGgctacattcgagcccatcgcggtcccgtgttTCTGGATATAAAAATCGTCCTTAAAAAGGAAATAATTTTCATTGAGGACTATCTCGAGGAGGCCTATAGTGAAGTCAATCGAGTCCTGGCTCAGATTAGTCTTATTGAGCGCGATTTTGGTTGCCCTAATGCCTTTGTGATGGGAAATTGAAGTATATAGACTGCTTACGTCCCAGGTGCACAGGAAGCTGTTAGGGGGGACCTGTTTTAGATCTCTGACCTTTTGTAAAAAGTTGTTGGTATCTAAGATAAAAGATTTGGTATTTTTAGTCAAGGGGGTAAGGACTTTCTCTAGATAAATTGATAGAGGGGAAAGAACGGACTCTGTCGATGCTACTATGGGCCGGCCAGGAGGATTAATGAGAGATTTATGGATTTTAGGTAATGAGTAGAATACCGGTGTTATGGGATGTAGTTTAGTGAGAAAGGTGCGGGTGGTTTGATCAATAGTACCTTTGTCGAAGTGAATAGATAGAAAGCTTTGGATTTTCTGTTGAATTTTGAATATCGGGTCTGAAGATATTTTCTGATATGTCATAGTATCATTAAGTTGGCGCTTAATTTCATTGATGTAGTCCTGTGTATTTTGGACCACGATCGCTCCACCTTTGTCAGCGGGTTTTATAGTTATGGCCTTGTTGTCCCTTAAAGAAGATATAGCTAATTTTTCTGAAGTATTAATATTACTTCGTGTCGGGTAAAAGCCCAATTCATGTTCATGCATATTGTCTTTAATGTCACGGTCCACTAAAGCTATAAATGTTTCTACAGCATGATGAGTTTTAGGTGGCATAAAGTGACTGGGATTGTGAAGACCCAACGTCTTAATGTTGGTTTCTTTAAGGACTGGTTGTTGATCTATGTTGATCTATGTTATGGAGTGTAGTAGAACCAAAGTGAGTTTTGAGCCTAACTGACCTATAGAACCGTTGCATGTCATTTTCAAGGGTAAAGGAATCCCATTTAGGTGTAGGGCAAAAGGGATTCCTTTACCCTTGAAAATGACATGCAACGGTTCTATAGGTCAGTTAGGCTCAAAACTCACTTTGGTTCTACTACACTCCATAACATAGATCAACAACCAGTCCTTAAAGAAACCAACATTAAGACGTTGGGTCTTCACAATCCCAGTCACTTTATGCCACCTAAAACTCATCATGCTGTAGAAACATTTATAGCTTTAGTGGACCGTGACATTAAAGACAATATGCATGAACATGAATTGGGCTTTTACCCGACACGAAGTAATATTAATACTTCAGAAAAATTAGCTATATCTTCTTTAAGGGACAACAAGGCCATAACTATAAAACCCGCTGACAAAGGTGGAGCGATCGTGGTCCAAAATACACAGGACTACATCAATGAAATTAAGCGCCAACTTAATGATACTATGACATATCAGAAAATATCTTCAGACCCGATATTCAAAATTCAACAGAAAATCCAAAGCTTTCTATCTATTCACTTCGACAAAGGTACTATTGATCAAACCACCCGCACCTTTCTCACTAAACTACATCCCATAACACCGGTATTCTACTCATTACCTAAAATCCATAAATCTCTCATTAATCCTCCTGGCCGGCCCATAGTAGCATCGACAGAGTCCGTTCTTTCCCCTCTATCAATTTATCTAGAGAAAGTCCTTACCCCCTTGGCTAAAAATACCAAATCTTTTATCTTAGATACCAACAACTTTTTACAAAAGGTCAGAGATCTAAAACAGGTCCCCCCTAACAGCTTCCTGTGCACCTGGGACGTAAGCAGTCTATATACTTCAATTTCCCATCACAAAGGCATTAGGGCAACCAAAATCGCGCTCAATAAGACTAATCTGAGCCAGGACTCGATTGACTTCACTATAGGCCTCCTCGAGATAGTCCTCAATGAAAATTATTTCCTTTTTAAGGACGATTTTTATATCCAGAaacacgggaccgcgatgggctcgaatgtagcCCCGGCGTATGCAAATTTGTTTATGGACTATTTTGAGGGGCGCTTTGTGTATTCATACCCAGCCTTTGATGAACTGGCGTTTCTATGGGCTCGCTACATAGATGATATATTCTGCATCTGGCAGGGAGATTTGGAAAGCCTGCTTTTATTTGATGACCATATTAATAAAGTGTGGCCTGAGCTCAAGTTTACGCTAAATCATCATCAGGAAGAAATTAGTTTCTTGGACACGTACATCAAAAAAGACACAATGGGCAATCTATCCTCAGACCTATTCCGTAAACCGACCGATCGGAATTGTATGCTCCTATACAGTAGCTGTCATCCTAAATCGACTAAGAATAGTCTACCTAGATCTCAATTTGCAAGAGTTACAAGGATAGTATCGGATGAGAACACAAGAGAGCAGAGACTTGAAGAAATGTCCAATCGGTTCATAGAACGTAATTACCCAATAACATTGcttaagacagaaagagaaagactatCTTTCACCACCCCCTCAGGGATAGACACAGCAACAGTGGAAAGGATACCATTTGTTCATACGTATCACCCGTCTATGCCTAAGATTTACAATATTATCAATCGCCACTGGCCGCTTCTAAAAAAAGCATATCCAGAGATAGGGCCGTTTATACTTCCACCTATCATGTGTAAGAAAAGACCccaaaacataaaagattccctggTCAAAGCGGATATTGGCAGCGACAAGAAAAATGTACAAACCTTGTTAGCACCAAAACGTACGGGTACCTTCCCTTGCTTGAATTGTCCATCGTGTTCGAACGTGATCAAAGGAGACCACTTTACGCACCCCAGGTCTGGCAAAAGCTTCCCAATAAAAGAATACTTTACCTGCTTGAGCAATTTTGTGGTGTACATCATCAAATGCCCCTGTGGACTATTGTATGTCGGCGAAACAATCCAACATGTCGGTGACCGCATTGCAagccataaatccaccattaggtgtggaaaATTATGGCTACCCATTCCACACCATTTTCACGAAGCTAAGCATAATGTAGCGCAGTTACGGTTCCAGGTTATTGATAAAGTATATAGGCCCAGGCGCGGAGGAAATCATATTGAGCTTctcaaaaaaagagagagcttTTGGATCCATAAGTTACAAACTCTAGCACCTAAAGGTcttaatagagagatagattggcTAATATAATGATGGTACTATACCTTTGTATTTGCCCTAAACCGCACTAACTATGTTATGGTACATTTTTTACAGAAAACTTGAGAAATACCATCCTCACCTTTCCTTCTTCCATCGTACACTCACTATTAGACGGTAATGTATAAAATCAGCACTCTCTATTTTAGTCATGTATAGATGGTAATGCTAGTTCACTCTattagtatattgggacccttcctttgtttatgttttttttccTAGGTCATACCTTAAAATGATTGGATGTAAACTAATCACTATTGATCTTTGACAAAATGAGGAATTTATTATGTATATGCCTGTGTATTACATTGCAGTTGCCTTTATGTCCCCATACTTCCAAATGCTTCATACACTACTGCCTTATACATTGACTAGATAGATAATACCCCCTCTGGTATCATCAGTCGTTCACTACCAATAGACTGACATGTGCAGTGTCCGCCCCCTATCCCTGCATTGATCTCGAACGACACACTGAGGATAAACATCCTCCCACGTCTATGTACGAGTTTagccctactgcacatgtgcgggcaCCTCTATTCAAGACTTAACGGTACCACCAATACACTAATAGCAGCGCAGGTCACCAATACGCAGGTGCCGGCGTCTCCGTGCACTTCCGGGTTCAGGAGTTAAATAGCTCCCAAACCTGTTATCTCACTGCtctaagccacagtctgggaagacggctgcaAAGGTATGCGATAATCTTATCTGTCCCTAATCCTTTCAACCTCCAATCTGTTAACTCCATACTCCCCCTTCTGCTTttcagaggactccattacccactgCTACATTCCTATCCTAAAGCCTGCAGGTAATATGTGTCACTTCATTAACTTCCAAGTACGGCTGTATTTTCCTCTCACATGTAATGTTGTTACTAAGACTTATCCCTCGTGATTACAGATGCAAGTAAGCCCCCTATGCTTCTAGACAAAAGTGCATTATACGTGACCTTATCCACTTACTGTAAACCTAAGGTAATGGTATACAGGGGATCCACTACATGGGGGTGCTATATATCATGTGTTACCTGCTGACCACATACGTTCTCATCCTTCAGGGACCACGAGTTATTGAACTCTCCCAACTTAAAAGGACAAATTCCAATAGTTATTCATTTGCTAGCACGAGCAAGGTAATCAgttatcccccctcccccatagtgctactccccttatagaaatactaccctttcataatcatgcctttatctgcagggcttgcgttttgctactaccacaatccttctatcctgggtggagtgcctcaccatttctataccaaaaaaccccctaaaaaggagagagaaaaaaattccctctgtgatattagtTCATCTATGATTGGAGGTATGCAAATTTTTCATGTATTGTCAAATCTTGCCTTTCATCTTATTGTCATTGCACATATTGGCTGTGACGACTGGAGAGTTACTTCAACTGCTGATATGCTATTACTGTGCCTTTTACACCAACTAGGACATGATTTTCCAtgtaattatgtatatatgtatatgatctgttgatattcttgtgatatatgtaaatagttatttctttttctttacccttccccagtgtgacttggtatgaagaaggcccagcttgggccgaaacgtcccttagtccctcccactaactttgttcataaataaagacacttggtttgcacgataaaaacgaatctgttgactttcttttactattacctcatgctgaagagagtgcagtgttttgaatttacattctatagtccggaccttggtcctctcactagcacctctataccacccttaatagagcagtgttcacaccatatataCCTTTACTGGAGGGATATATAGGGCAGAACTGTGGGAAGGGGGCAGTCATTCCTTACCTGACAGATGTCTGGAAtcgtcccgccctcccgccctaaTTTTAGGATCCTCTGGAGATCGACATGGAGAAGagaagaggattgaccttgtcgcagcagtcgtcggaaaggaggggggtatttgaagtcgctggattgcacaaagagcggggggtgaacccagtgcaggagcgggttacccctggtggtgcaatggtatacttggttaaggtgggtccctgctgtgctgggtcacagcgggtCATGTTAacgtgggtccctgctgggctgggtcccagcaggacattggttgggcaacactcggctgggagtcctcgagccggtgtagtgcggctgagagcacgtggtggagctggtgttgcaatcgtgTACAATGGACTCTTCATTTACCCCCCTCCTTTGGCTAGTGGTTATGTTTATGGAATATTACTACATTTTATTGATAAATGTTATTGCTTGTTGGtgttaataaacggggctgctgtggccttttacatccaatgccaCGCAGttgtgtcttattttaggttaaggaGGGGTAAGTGTCGGTTTTTTGGGATGGGTCATTACAGTGAagccgtcagtcagactttcctaagtcatggaTACAGCAGCAATCCACTGGCCAAAAAGTGTTATGTAGATACAACCTTTTTGTCTATCTTTAAAGAATTGATTTCAGCAGGATCCAATTTTTTTATCATTTGAGTGTATGAAAAATGGCTCCGTTAACGGatggctatttatcttccatttgcaaCTGATCCAGTGAGCAAAAAACAGACCCTTTATTAGTGAAAGAAAaatggatgactaaatagcaacCTGTTAGCGGATCTAAAAAAGCATAAAACTATCCCAccaaacgccaaggtgtacccagttgggatagtacctacactctctaatattaaaaccttaccatgggtctaaaataggcctcaatgtggctaagggctgagagcaaccgggtcccaacaggactcacacagtcagggggattcacagaatgaaatgtccagctcactaagaagggggccactccctgtttgtactgaatacaaaaaaacaacataaaaacaaaaaaattttttgatcaaaaacagtgtttactaagtaccctatgtttatatgcactatgcttttatttcgttacagcagggtatgttttcacaattttttccttggtttcttttTGTCttgtggccagtgtgaacatggtctcacaagttccatgtataccatctcatactctggctcactttttttttttttgttgttgtttttctgttAGCGGATCTGTTCTCCATAGGCTTCAatgtaaaaaaacagatccagctgaaattagttatttaaaaatgGACATAAAAGTTGTTTTTCCACAAATGTTTTGCCAAAAGATCTCTGTTGGGTCTGTTTTGATGGACGATTACTGGGCATGTGATCTcaacctaaggctggagtcacactagcatatggcatctgatgcgactgcatcggatgagatatgctaatgaccctcggcttgcTCTGTGCTGCCAACATGAGCAAAGTGTCATGCCACTTTTATtcgatcctgcaatcggatcacagctgcggaggagagggagagagtaatctccctatctcctccattgtcagttgatgcgattattgcactgcactcagatatcatccgagtgcagt contains:
- the LOC142254369 gene encoding uncharacterized protein LOC142254369, which gives rise to MQRFYRSVRLKTHFGSTTLHNIDQQPVLKETNIKTLGLHNPSHFMPPKTHHAVETFIALVDRDIKDNMHEHELGFYPTRSNINTSEKLAISSLRDNKAITIKPADKGGAIVVQNTQDYINEIKRQLNDTMTYQKISSDPIFKIQQKIQSFLSIHFDKGTIDQTTRTFLTKLHPITPVFYSLPKIHKSLINPPGRPIVASTESVLSPLSIYLEKVLTPLAKNTKSFILDTNNFLQKVRDLKQVPPNSFLCTWDVSSLYTSISHHKGIRATKIALNKTNLSQDSIDFTIGLLEIVLNENYFLFKDDFYIQKHGTAMGSNVAPAYANLFMDYFEGRFVYSYPAFDELAFLWARYIDDIFCIWQGDLESLLLFDDHINKVWPELKFTLNHHQEEISFLDTYIKKDTMGNLSSDLFRKPTDRNCMLLYSSCHPKSTKNSLPRSQFARVTRIVSDENTREQRLEEMSNRFIERNYPITLLKTERERLSFTTPSGIDTATVERIPFVHTYHPSMPKIYNIINRHWPLLKKAYPEIGPFILPPIMCKKRPQNIKDSLVKADIGSDKKNVQTLLAPKRTGTFPCLNCPSCSNVIKGDHFTHPRSGKSFPIKEYFTCLSNFVVYIIKCPCGLLYVGETIQHVGDRIASHKSTIRCGKLWLPIPHHFHEAKHNVAQLRFQVIDKVYRPRRGGNHIELLKKRESFWIHKLQTLAPKGLNREIDWLI